In the genome of Mytilus edulis chromosome 14, xbMytEdul2.2, whole genome shotgun sequence, the window GCTAGGAGTATATCAGTAGTAATGTGTCATTTCTTTTCTGTGCATTTGAATGACCATGATGACATGTTTAGTACTTTCATGTCTGTTGTATCTTAGTGTCCAATAAAATTTACTAGACAACAACTTCAGTTCTCATATTATTTAAGCCAAATTCttacattgaaaacaaataaaagaataggatgaatgtatataatttaaattagtataaaatacatatttacttttttgttcactcaacttaaaataaattttaccacATTCTGCTACATCTGGTTCTCAAACTTCAACATATCCGCATCATGTctggcattagaaaatacagaaatcATTCACATTGTTGAAATAATGAAGCTAGTGAGAGAAACACAGAAATGactgttttaaaaataaagtgcacTTCAATGTTTCTATCATTTGCCACAGAAACTAACGATTCAGATTGCCACTTTCTCCAGGTTGATTAAATTTCAATTGTCTTGTTAAGAAATGAGTAAAATAACTGTCTTCATTGTCTTCTAGCTAAAAAAAGCTATCAAGAGACACTTTCAATTTAAAACTTTGTAAGATGAATCAGCTACAGAATGTGTAACATgaactacattttgtacatgtaatcagaaatgtacatgtacatgtagaagcAGTTAATCCATTCAACATGATCACTGGTTGATATGACTTAACTATTTTATATGCTTTAAATCAACATAGTAAAAGGAAAAAGAGCAAGATATTTATTGAGATCACTGATAAAACATTATACCTGTACCTttccatacatgtatattcaaagaGAAGGGGGAAAACAACAGTATTCCTGGTAGCCTGTatgcagtatttttgtgattttactttttgttatatccagttgacgtggctctgtacttatgcatccctTTATTGAGttattgttcaatatttttttaactatttttcatTTATGCTAATGTGCTTTGTGTCTGTAAATTTtagtgtttctttgatacatatcaCGTTGTTCtgtacatcccgccattgtgttattgttcttttataattttgtatatttctCTTTCGTATACGTATTGcttatgctttgtctatatgcttttttgtgtGCCCTTAATACATAATGACGTGGCTCTTTTTCAGAAGAAATTCATAATAAGCATATAGATAAACGGCCAGTAGGACAGGGACATTTCTGTTTCAGATTTTGCAGTGAATATGTATCaaataactttcatattttgaaagacaaaattattttatatcccTACCATGAGGTTGTTcaatttgatatatgcctttttgtgcttctatgttaaatatttgtttgttttaaagtgaAAAAGATAAAACACAATGTTAACAGCTGTACCCCTCTCTTTTTACATTGTTACCTaatatgtctatttgttttgttaacgcatatttatcaattattggaATTTGATGGAACTGTCACGCAAAGAAGAGGTTTAGCCAGCTCTAAAACCAGGCTCAatccatttttttctacaaaagacaatgaatgtaccaagtcaggaaaatgacagttgtttattgtttaattcattcgtttaatgtgtttggcctttttattttgctatttgatgaggaactttccgttttgaatttttcccgcagtccagtatttttgtgattttactttttagtccaCTCTGTAGTAACTGTATTTTTGCAAAGTCAATGTAGGACCTTCTTAGAGAAAATTATGGGTCTTCAAGAAACAGTGGATGCCCTCCAAGGTTGAAAGTAGTTTTAGAATAACCAGAGTTAAGCAAAGGAGCACACATGTATATGATTTACTGTGGGAGAACTAATCCAGAAACGCTATGCTCGTCTACTgcaaatatttactttaaaaattataaattcaacTACCACTcataaaagaaaattttaatacTATAATTGTACATGAGATATAAAGCGCCAACCGTTATTGTAAATGGTTGGCAGATATTATATAAATACCAATTTCAAAGTCAAAGGAATGAAACTGTTTTGAAGTCCAAACTTTGAATAATCAAGAATAAGATTTGTTTGAATTAAGGATGTTGGCTCctccattttttgatttttgacagattttcagaatcctctggttttatccatgtattgtcattataaaattttgcccactaacccgtacttttcttttcataattttattacataaagtttaaaaagccatatttcaaaattttataaaattcttgttattttttcatagtttttgaaacaaataaggtgccaatgttaaatatatgaaaagtctagagagaattatttcccgccaaattttcaatggcttatatctcgaaaatgaGCACACGGACCTTCCatgtttttctactttttgagtttctttattaatatactataaattcataatagtcttttaaaaagcttgttattttttaacagagtagcgaacatccttaaataaAAGCAGCTTCATTAAAACCtaatatcataaataataattatgaatcaattacaatatatataaatagaattgCAGTGTGTACTACAATAGTGAAAAAACATGAATGGTTAAATCTAGGTCACTTACTAAAAACAGCTGATCTCTATGTAATCTAATTTGAAACTTACTATACTTTTCTCTAAACGTTTAAAGGATCAAGTTAATCAATACACCTAAAAATAGTACGTGTGTACACAATATGACAGTAACCAAAATGGCCATAAAGTTCGATTTGGGATAATTCTAACATTATAAAGGGATAAATAAGGATTAAATAGGATGCATTACTAATTTCTGAATAAGGTAATTATGTTGTATTTATAGAAAATCATTCCGCATAACAAGCAAGTGTACAAAAAGTGAAAACATGTATGACCTAGTTTCGCGGAAAATACGGATGAATGAAGGTTATTATTAAAGGATACTGTAAATAATCTTGGCACAACAACGTACGaaatattttgttcttaaatTGGAAAATgctttgatatttcattttactGTTGTAATCAGTTGTTATGttataataaatgatttttaacgTTGACTGAAATATTGTAATTGACTGTTGTTTCTGCGTACCGGTCATAAATATAACATTACTATAATAAATAAGTGTTAGTTTCTTTCGCAGCTAAAAACAATGTACAATTGCAGAAAAGACAATTACAAAACAAGTGTAATTGTATTAAGTTTCAATTCCTTTTTTTATTAGCCTCGTACACATCTAGCTGATATTCAGAGATACTGTATCTGGTCGTGGTGGCGAATCTGTTTCTTGTTTGGGTTTTAACTTAATCCTTTTTTTAATGATCAGCAGACAGATATGACttttgtatgtgacgtcattagACATGACCTCCTTTTCCGTGTCGTCTCAATAGAAAATTTAAGGAACATCAAGaacatttgacgtcataatcggagataaataaataaaaaaaacttagagTAAACAAACCATCTGTTAATAAAAATAACAGTTGCGCAAAAAGTAGAGAAGTTTCCTGACTACACTATCTGCTCtatttttatcatatgttttacaaaactttaaattttccgaaaaactaaggattttcttatcccaggaatagcaATTAATAGAtaacattagccgtatttggaacaacttgttggaattttgggtcctcaatgctcttcaaatttgtacttgttcggCTTAACAATGtataactattttcatttgagcgtcactgttgagtcttatatagacgaaacgagcgtctggcgtacttaattataatactggtacctttgataactatttacacccatgggtcgatgccactgctggtggacgtttcgtccccgagggtattaccaacAAATTGCAAGTAGTTAGTatttcggtattgacatgaatatcaattttatggcattttattctataaatttcctgttacaaaactttgaatttctcGAAAAGAAGCCGGATTTTGAACAACTTTTGGAAATTAAGGgcccccaatgctcttcaactatgtacttgtttggctttatgactattttgatctgagcgtcactaatgagtcttatgtagacgacactctcttctggcgtactaaattataatccgggtacctttaataactattaactattttttttcaatttttggtgTTCCGTTAAATTTCAAATTGGTATTGCGTGTAATCGATGTAGTTCGTTtgagaaatataaaaatacaaatgaataataaaaaactaTATACAAAACATGAAGCATTTACAGTGTTCCGCTTTtgtatatacagtgtaaccttactaatccgacacctgagtattccaacatcctacTTTAACCGAAACATTTTCATGGTTTCAAAATATGCCTATCATTCCAGAAAACATCTTAGTATTGAGGCCCCCAGCGTGTTCCAATGCTTTGTTCTTGTCATCCACTGTGTCGGACTACACAggttacaatgtacatgtacatggtgtGTACCTTTTACTAGTAAAACTCCAATCTATGAACTAAACGTTAATTCTAAATataacaattcatctttatttttcaGCTTGCAGTATAAAGATTAAAGCTTTTACGAAGAAATGGATAATCAAAACGATCTGCAATTCTTATCCGTCAAACTATATCATCACCTTTCTGATGTTGTTGTTGGATCTGAAAAAGCTGTTAACTATAGAAGATACTTTTATAAATGCTTCGATGAAACCTCTCTCTTCGGACATTGTAAGGTAATTAGTAGCGGTAGTAAAGCAGAGGGTCTTGATCTTCCTGGTAGTGATATGGATTATATGTTTCTCCCTCAAGGTTATATGGTTGAAGAAAAGCTTGGGAATACAAAAGAACAGCATTTGGTGCTAGACACAGATAATGCTCTGCCAGGTTTTGCCTTAATAAAAATTTCGGATAATAGTGATTTTATAGGCAACATCAATGTCATACAGACAGTTGATGGACAACTCTTAAAAAACGACATTTTAAAACAATCGCGTTTTCAAGTTATGAATGAGGCTCCTTCAATGTTTGACCTTGCTAAAGTACTGAAACTGGACGTTCAAACACTATGTAAGGTTCAGGGTCCAGCAATAACTACTGCAATCGAAGGAGCGGCGGATGTAGATTTTGTTTATTGCCTCCCTTGTCGTGAATGGCCTTCAATTGCAAAACGTTGGTTGCACAGAAGTCGATGCTTCAAATGGCCCTCGTCAGATTTGATAACAGAGGCAATACATGAAGGTGTGTTGTTAGTACCCGTAGGAAGTAAGTCTCCTTCTTCTGAAGAAAACAACACTGAATGGaggttttcattttctttaactGAAAAACTGTTAGTTCACTCATTCAATCACACTCAGTTGTTGTGCTATGCCTTGTTAAAGATTGTTCTAAAAGAGATATTtaacaaagtaaatatttttaacaaactttTATGTTCGTATTACTTGAAGACGGTTCTATTCTGGGTCTTAGAAGAAGTCGACCACCAATATTGGGTACCAGAAAACTTATTGCGTTGCTTTTCCTTATGTCTACAGCGTctacattattttatttcatgtaatTATATTCCAAATTACTTTATACCGGAACATAATATGATTGAAGGGAGATTTTCAAAAATAACTGGAGAACAACTTGGAATGTTTGCAGAAAAACTTCTTATCGAAAATATATGGAAAGTGCTGTTGTCAATAGATTTACTTTCTGATTTACGCCGTGATACTTGCTATGTTTCGaaacccttaaaagttatttcagaATTCGATAAAACCATAATTGCTATGAAAATACCAGACTGCACTCAATGGATTGAAGATATATCATGCAGATCATTGAGTTTCTTTGTTCACAGAATTCGAAATGAGAACTgtgaaaattttttcaaaaatatctaTGCAATTGCCTTACTAGACCTGTGTAAAAGAAAAGCAATTTCCATTACAATGCGTTCTATTAATTCACAGAACATCAGCAATAAGTTCTATTATTCTAAATATAAACAATGCTTATTCCATCTACTGCTGAATTTAAGCGGCGACGCCGTGTCCGGTTGGTTACTTCTTGCTACGTTTTTCTACTCTTGTCAGGAATATCGTAAGATGAATGTTTTACTTCAACTTTCAGAGGAAATTATATCTCGGGATATATATACAGTGTCTATATTAGGGGACTTGTCTGCGGTCAAGCAAActacttttgaaaaaaagttagtTCCTAGTAAACAATTCCTCAAAAGGTTAAGACATTCAGTGATTATATATTTTACTGTTCAAAAGAATGAACAAAATGCTGATAGTTTTATATTTCACCAAGACCTGTCTATTGACGGAGAGGATTTTTTTATGGGAACGCCATTAGTTTTTATACGCTATCTTACATTCTTATATTTTTACAGACAAAACAATACAGAAGGAATGAACAGTGCAATTATGATGTTAAGGGAAGCTGTTGAAAAATCCCCACAGTTAGATGCTTCTTCCATTACTAGAAATTATTGGTTTTTGGGACATGCATTGTCATTTATTAATGATAATATAATTGAGCGTATTGAAACCATCAGAAGCATGATTTCCGCTGTAAAACCTTTTGATGTTACAGGTTTAATACAATATTGGACGgcagattttgaaaatattataagcCCTCTTTTAAATGTTTATCGAAAAGATTCATGAATACAACCACAGTCAAGCTCACGCCTTTCATAATATATATGGTCGCCTGTTTTTATATTACAAAACTGACCATAAAGATTCCGTTCATATTTCTAATGTGGAATCTTTAAAGGTGCGAGGAATTCtcattattgttttatatgataattTGACATGCaccaactaaaaaaaaattaaaatgattttaatattgGTGATCTTTACAATGAAAGCTGGTCGTAGATGCTAGCTTGAATGAATTATGTGTATAACCATACTATTGTTGGTTCCAGACATTATGATTTGTTATATATCTATAAAGAAGATGTGTTTTGTTGTGGTTTGACGTGAAACGGAACTTACTTGAGCTAGAGAAGCCCACTCATCGGGAGCGCCATATTGATATAATAGCATTAACACTTTCTCTCTATTTCAGAGCTGAAACAGTTAATTTCTACACCAAAAACGTTGTACATCATTGTGATATCCTGCTTTATAGCGGTTATTTGGTTGGTGCGATTAATACACTACATGCACCGTAAACATGTACAATAAAAACACAGTGTGGTTAATTATCCAATGATTTAACGGACATCGTTTGAATCTCTACATCACAAGGCAAAGTAATTGTAACTGATATTATAGGATCaagtgtaaataaaaaaataaggaacaCAATGTACAAACAATTATATCATTATACTTAATAACATCATCCACTACTTGTTTTTGCAGTTGATGTTGATATTATTCAACTTTGTATATTGCAGAAATCGTCAGAAACATGCATGTTTAATTACTCAATCTTCCAAACGGTTTATAAGATGTGATTGTTTTCTAGGTAGTTGGTTTAGCTCTTTTGTGCGCATGTTTCTGTTAAAGGTTATGTAGAAGGGAATTTATAATGCACGTTATcgtttcaaatgttttgaattcgATTAACTCTAAACATTAGATATATGCCAATTACTCAGGAATATTTAACTGTGTAAATCCGAAATAAAagctaaaaatgtttaaaatggtAGTTTTGTCAACTTtgcaatttaaaaagaaaattgcaaAACTCCGTTTTTTagctttatcaaaacaaaaatgtttcgaACTGTTTCCTGAAGTCTACTATTTATTTTACTTGCCGTCATATAATACTGTAGAGGCTCAATcactataatttgtttttaaaattatttgtcggAGTATTTCTACTGACAAACAACGTTAAATGCAgggtttttcattttcaatttagcAAGCTCATTTAGAGtattattacaatttataaaaaaatcaccattcgTCTTCACTCTTCGTGATTCTTTAAACTCAGTAATGTACCATTTTAGATTTATTGAACTATGTCAAAACTATGGTAAAGCTTTCAGCTTTGCGTTTGGTTTTccctttgttgatttttttattgatttgctACGTTTATTTGCTTGGTACTGCTTTGAGTTCTTAcgatcaatttatttatttgtttatttctatatcaaTTCAATATTCAATGCGGAATCAAAAAACGTGTGATTGTTTTCTCTTTTACGTGGAATATGTCTTTCCTATATTATTCCTTGTTGTAGGGATATTCTCATAAAATCGTATTACGTTAAGAAATAAAACAGAACAGCTGTTAAAATTTTTTCCACTCCTTCAATACGACACACATAAAACAGCAGAATATactaattttgtatattttgttatacCTAATTTACAAATCCAACAAATAACAGATGTTTAGGTCAAACTCTTAATCGTCGACTATTGAAAATGTATCAGCAAAATAATAGCTTGAAACgcatttatatacatattaacaTTTGCACAAACACATCATCAAAAATGATTTTGAAAGACCAGTTGATTCTACTTtaaatttcagctttccaattgtgaactttccatttctaagtagcaacattcgagcagcacctgcatacggggtatatatctcccaattgatacgatgttcccgtgcttgcatttcctatcatgattttcttgatagagggtgactgctcacaaggaaactatcaaaccaagagttccaaatggtgaagttgaaatcatcccttcgtaaattttacggacgccatcacgagttggttgaccgttatggaataaccgtttaacaaatgatatcggatatgttccttacgtcgtaactacaatccccttccttttcatgaatttgacctaccgatttagactatttaccggaattgtaatcacataagcaacacgacgggtgccgcatgtggagcaggatctgcttacccttccggagcacctgagatcacccctagtttttctTGGGGTTCGtattatttattctttagttttctatgttgtgtcatgtgtactattgtttttttgtttgtctttttcatttttatccatggcgttgtcagtttgttttagatatacgagtttgactgtccctttggtatctttcgtccctcttttaggttAAATTTACTTAAGTGAATTGAAACATATGTTTATATAGCTGTCTTCAAACGAGAAATTGGATATATCGATACCAATATCCTCTTCACGACTTTCAATTATAAAACTAATGACGACCTTCCTTACATGGTACGATCATACAAAATAcacatgttttttgttgttgtttttttgtattctAAAACTATCCGCTTTAAATctgtctttttgtttgtttgtattctaAAACTATCCGCTTTAAATctgtctttttgtttgtttgtattctaAAACTATCCACATTAAATCTGGAACCGgggaagtataaaaaaaaactacttcaGTGCTCAATCAAACTCCAAAATAAACACTAAGAGCTATATTATATCGATATATTTATTATTGGTTTTCATATCCTCCCTAAATATCATATATCAGGAAGACTTAAGCAGATACAGTAAAGGTTAGATTACGTAATATTTTCTGATCAAGTCAAATCTTTTCATTTCAAATGATAAATGCAAACATTAAATGCATTCATATAGATTACACCGTTGGTTttgccgtttgaatggttttacaatagtaattttggggccctttacagcttgttgttcggtgtgagccaaggctccgtgttgaaggccgtactttaacctataatggtttactttttaaatttttactcggatggagagttgtctcattggcactcacaccacatcttcctatatctattaaaacatgatttgattatgaataattacattacattttttttccattagAATCAGTAATTTTGATTACCTGACATCAATCGCGAGGCACtccaatatcaaatataatttcCGTATAAAATACAACAGCTATGACTGCATATGCTATCAGTGACAATACTAAATAAATCCATGAACAACACGAACAAAAAGCTTTATATAACTCTTAATTTGATGGTTGTAGCATAGAAATGTGATGAAACAAATTAAATGCCCCTATTTACTTTGTAAAAGCGTTAATCGTGCGCATATTTTTAACAGGAAGCGCAAGATGTGCTTCGGTCATCGTTTGTATACAccaatacaattataaaaaggaCGGTAAAAGATAAAAGCATGGCAATTTTTTATAATCAAAGCATGCATTTAATTATAACCGTTCAAAAACTAATAAAGGTCGTTGATGGATGTCCATTGCAGAGTTTGGATGATTCATGCTGTAGGTTCAATACAAATCTACTAACGTCAAGGCACCAGTGTTATTAAGGAGAGGACTGCAACTGTACCTGACTAGAAAAAATACAAACTGTACCAAGCAATTGAGCCATGAATTTGTAATATAagaatataattacattagatgtatgtttcattatgatacttcattctgattggctaactgtacatcacgtgttattccgtaagcaattgcattgctcaataaaactgttcattcatgataacacgtggtcccacaataaagtgcacaggtgaattaaataaaacaataataaaattcgtgttttcatgatcattgctaaaaaaatgtaattataagtattgaatgcttgtttttgtaacttcatagggttgtacaagcgttgaccgtgcgcacatttttagtatgaagc includes:
- the LOC139503737 gene encoding uncharacterized protein; this encodes MDNQNDLQFLSVKLYHHLSDVVVGSEKAVNYRRYFYKCFDETSLFGHCKVISSGSKAEGLDLPGSDMDYMFLPQGYMVEEKLGNTKEQHLVLDTDNALPGFALIKISDNSDFIGNINVIQTVDGQLLKNDILKQSRFQVMNEAPSMFDLAKVLKLDVQTLCKVQGPAITTAIEGAADVDFVYCLPCREWPSIAKRWLHRSRCFKWPSSDLITEAIHEGVLLVPVGSKSPSSEENNTEWRFSFSLTEKLLVHSFNHTQLLCYALLKIVLKEIFNKVNIFNKLLCSYYLKTVLFWVLEEVDHQYWVPENLLRCFSLCLQRLHYFISCNYIPNYFIPEHNMIEGRFSKITGEQLGMFAEKLLIENIWKVLLSIDLLSDLRRDTCYVSKPLKVISEFDKTIIAMKIPDCTQWIEDISCRSLSFFVHRIRNENCENFFKNIYAIALLDLCKRKAISITMRSINSQNISNKFYYSKYKQCLFHLLLNLSGDAVSGWLLLATFFYSCQEYRKMNVLLQLSEEIISRDIYTVSILGDLSAVKQTTFEKKLVPSKQFLKRLRHSVIIYFTVQKNEQNADSFIFHQDLSIDGEDFFMGTPLVFIRYLTFLYFYRQNNTEGMNSAIMMLREAVEKSPQLDASSITRNYWFLGHALSFINDNIIERIETIRSMISAVKPFDVTGLIQYWTADFENIISPLLNVYRKDS